From Vigna angularis cultivar LongXiaoDou No.4 chromosome 11, ASM1680809v1, whole genome shotgun sequence:
ATTTGAAAACAAACCTTTAAAATcttcttaaattatattatagtatacTCTCAACAAATTTTTACACTATAGATTGAATTCGTCATATctatataaatgaaattaagaatGTATGACAGAATCTAAATTGATAACATTTACTGTATAAATGCCAAATTCATAAGtttttttatgtatgaaaaccaaattgaaaaattagttatatttatgaaaagatATCCGTGATCTGCTAGTGggtaaaagaagagaaaaattgtACAATGCTTCTGATGTAACGTATGCAATCTTCTAATTTAAACGACTTGCACAAGTTACATTATTGCACATGGTTTTCTCTAAAAATAGGATAGAATATGTTAGTTAATCATGTTCACCACAGACATCaggttaaattaaataaaaaaatttaaaattttcatacggatcaattttgatattaattcatttaagaTCTAATTCATTTGGATTGAGCATGCAGTGACTCagttactttttaaatttgtttttaaattgtatttagtatttataatgattttagattatattatattttttatgtattttgaattatttgtagagttttacatatttttttttaatttatttaaatttgaattagaaaaaaaaattgttatttattttaattaaaaaaaacattttaattaagtAAACACTATAGCCCGTGTAATTTACATTCAGCCgaatcaaattcaatttttttctcatcagagacactgttttatttttgtacaaAGTTATTGacaatttgcattaaaaaaAGTGACCGAATTTAGAAATATGTAAGTATTAGTTGCTCCAATATGTGACACCTATTATGCAGCTGGAACTGATGTTTACTATGCTCATTCTTGTTTTCATTTTGGCAGTCTGCAAAATTTAACAACTTAAATAGCTAAAAGCAAGTAGAATATActctgttgttaatttttttttggataaagagTATAATATTCTTTAGATTATTCTACCGAAATAGTATAGTGCGATGAACTTGGAGTCCTTCTTTTGTATTATTCtgttattttaatgaataaaggATGAATGAGATGTTGGCAATACATATGGACAGCAGAATGTCTTCATGCATTACCATTCAGTTTTGGGAACTGATAATGTTATAACGAAAATGGAagcataaagaaaatataaagataaatgaCATAGACCTGAAAGAAAAAACGAATAtacatcatttcaaattcttactttgttcctttaaatataattttaaataatcaaatcacTATGATAAATTCTTATAATTTGAATCAAATgacatattttataatagtgtttcaaattctaaataaaataaatacctTATAAAGATTCTTCATTCACACACCTTTCAGACTTTGTATCCTTTCTGCAGTATGATTTATATCATTTGTAAGGATATGACAGACAGTCTACATAAAAAGCAATTATCCATTGTAATAGGTTAAAACAAAAGGAAACCTACGAGTAACTTGTCTCTATTTGATTGGAATCGGCATGAAGAGCTACTCATGCAAACATTCTTGTTGCAGTCTCTAATAATTGCAGACCTCAACAGAGGTTAACCACTTTGAAATCTCCATAGTTGCTATATAGTACAAACGACCAACAAACAGCAGAAATTCCTATAAATAAATGTTCCTGAAATCTGAAACACCACACCATCTTCAAACTATACACTTTGCTCAACTCAGAGACAGTCatagtaatagtaatattaatgataatcaTGTCTTCCACCACCTTTAAAGTACTGACACTGATCATATCAGTTTTCAGCATCATGCAGATATCTTCTGCTGGTGATCCTGACATCCTCACTGACTTCATAGTCCCTCCCAACACCACTCTTGATGGCAACTTCTTCACCTTCACAGGCTTCCGTTCCTTGTTTTCATCGAGCACTCTCTCAGGTTTCAAAGTGCAGAAAGCAAGCAAAGCAGAATTTCCTGCTCTTGATGGACAAAGTGTCTCGTATGCAGTGCTTGAATTCCCTGGTGGGAGTGTGAACCCTCCACACACGCACCCTCGTTCTGCAGAGTTACTTTTCAACGTTCAGGGTTCCCTTCAAGTGGGGTTTGTGGACACAACCAATAAGCTCTTCACTCAGACACTACAAACTGGAGACGTGTTTGTGTTCCCAAAGGGTCTGGTGCACTTCCAGTACAATTCGGATACGCAGAAGCCTGCAGTGGCCATATCTGCCTTTGGAAGTGCCAGTGCTGGGACTGTGTCCATTCCCACCACTCTCTTTAACACCTCCATTGATGACAATGTTTTGGCTTTGGCCTTCAAGACTGATGTTGCCACCATTCAAACTTTGAAGAAAGGCTTTGCTCCCTAAGAGTGATGATCATGATGATGGCTAGAATAAACTAATTACCTCCTTTAGCTTCCACATTGTGACATTTTCTGCTTTGTTATAGCAGCAGTGCTTGTATTTTGCAGTTCTATAAAGGGGTGTCAGATGCAGAATGCTTGATCCAATTATTGCTGTAATTGTAATCACCCCAAATGCAATAAAGAACCTTCTTTGTTACCAGTTTTTacactataatatttttttataattaggtAAAATTCTACCCACATAGATGTGCCTATTTACCCACATAACTCATACTTCTAGGAAAAAACTAACActcactaaaataaaattatatattaaattgaaaataaaatgataaacatAGTTTTTAATGTTTCTTCTCTAATAAATAAATCGATCCTATAAGCGAAATGTTAATACTAtactaactattttttttctcaacaaaaaaaactaCAACAAATGTTTAGATTATAATTATAagcaaaacatatattatatctCTACATATTAACCTCTACTTCCCCACTACCAATtgaaagaacaagaaaaaaataaaaaataatatatatatatatatatatatatatatatgaatgttaTGAACAACTTATTATTGTTAccaatatttaaaaagtaacatGATATGATTCCTCAAATTTAGCTTATttcattattcaaattaaagaaTAAGAGCGGTTAGAAAATTAGATTaagttttccaaaaaaaaacaacGGTTTTCAAGTTCTATACAATAGCAAAATACGGATTTCATTCTAAATTAACTCACATGGAGagttgagaaaaaaaaggtCATAAAAGAATATAAGTACACCTATAACTAGAAATAATTTGGCGAATTAGGGGTTTTTTTTATTGACGCCAATTGAAATAACTTAATTTTGTAGTCAATACGAAAACGTTATTTCTTATTGCTGCTGAgattatttaaatgttaatataattttttttctatttttaattaataatttttaatttttttaactaatattaaGGGTAGGCTATTTCTCTATGCAAGTcaaccaaatattttaattgaagtaTTAGTTTTCATATTGGATATTTTtgcatttattaataattaaaatactttattcaaatgcaaaaaataaaatttaataaatttgaattactttATCTAGCtacaacattttaaaaattaaatcatttaaaataaaagtaatttaaattcagaattttttaattttcttgaaatTGTAAAAGTTTATATCCAAagattattttagttaatttgtgAAGTACATAAGCACATGACATGGTATGGTACCCTGTCCCTGAATcttagtaagaaaaaaaaaattaactattaccttgctttcaatttatttttaagaatattttgatcattaacaaaaataaatattatatttataaaatataaaataataaatataaaacgtGTCTACAAATTTATTGatatgaaaataatagtaaaaaaattcagaaacacGTCAATATATGCTCCTGAAAGTAGGTTCAGCGTAGAGATTTTGAGCCATACTGCACCTTCCTCTCCATTTTTTtactcttatttaaaaattaaaaaaaaaaaccctaaaacctaaAAACCCTGAAAATCTAAGAATCCTTCTTCCTTCTCTCGCGACAGTCTCTCACCCTTTCACTTCCATCTCTGCGATCCCCGCTGTCGGAGAAAAATCTGTCCGTGAATCCATTTTTGGAGCGAGCATTGTGCATGCCTACCCTTGCCTGCATCTGGTGAGTTCATTTTTTCACTCTTTCTTTTCCGATTTGGGGGTGGAATGTGTAGTGAAAGCATATTCTTATTCCCTGTTTTTTAGCCAGAGGGCTTGAGGGTTATTGCAAAAGTGTCACGTGTGTTTGTAACCTCACCGGAAATAGCTCGGAGCAAGTCCAGATAAGGTGCCGCTGTGATCGGAAATTTCTGCACACGTGTGTTTgcactgtttttttttccaTCTACAGATacacaaatattaaatttacagTAAAATAGAATATGAAATGGCATCAAATACTCACATTCTACcagtgtttttgttttgtgaaaaataatgaaCTGTCCAAGAAAATTTGTGTATGATTGTGTCCGGAAAATAATGATAACATATCTGCTATAAAATTCAATCATATATTTCTCACTTTCACTATTATAagttttatcattattttatcaaCAATCATTCTTTTGTGCATCTGCTCATTTTAACACATGCATTCCTTGTGtgctatttttgttaaatagcTGTTAATGCCATAACATAGCGGAACTTCTCTGAGTCCCTAATTCCAACTATGTCTGCTGTTGCATTCactatgattattttgtttctgGCATGTGTCGTACATTCTCGTCATCTTTGACAATACTTGTGCCATATATAATTGATAATATACATCATATTTCAACTGTTGTGTGATAAGCCTGTGATGCTATCTGTTAGATGATATAGCAGATTGTTGGCTTTCAGTCATTTTCTACAATGTGCAATTTGTTAATGTTTTGAGTGTAGGAAAGAAACTGAAAAGTTTaagggaaagaaaaagtaaattggTTTCCACAGCTTCTGCTTCTGCATCATAGTTTGCaagatttttctattaaaatcaaCATTAATGACATGTGTTTTCTTTCCCCCTTTTGTTTCAGTTGTAATGGAAGAAATAGTGGATGATGAAAACAAACCTCGTTATTATGCCATATTCCCCATTCCTTTCTATCCCCACACACCTCTTTTTGTCTCGTATTCAGAAGTGTATCCCAAAATTATGGAAACAAACCCCGCAACAATCACTGTTCAATCCCATCTTGTGTAGCAATGCATCCATGGTTGGTGTTCTCATTGCATCCCTTAAGGACTTTGTGACCAATGGCCACCTACCAAATGCTTTCAAAACCTTCATTCAAATCCAGCACCATGCTTCTTCACACCTTCTCCTGCATCCCATTAGCTCCCTTCTCTTTGCTTGCGCGAAGTTTGAGTCATTGTCACAGGGTAAGCAGGTTCATGGCCATATCATCTCACTGGGTCTTTATCAAAATCCTGTCTTGGTTGCAAGGCTTATTGGTTTTTACACAAATGTTAATATCATTGGCGATGCCCAATTTGTCACTGAGAGCTCCTGTACTTTGGATCCTTTGCATTGGAATATGCTTATCTCGTCGTACGTTAAAAATGGGCTCTGTGGAGAGGCTCTTTCTGTGTATAAGAAAATGTTGAGTAAGCAGATTGAACCGGATGAATACACTTATCCTTCTGTTCTCAAGGCTTGTGGGGAATCGTTGGATATCAATACTGGGGTGGAGGTTCACAGGTCTATTGAGGCTAGCTCCATGAAGTGGTGTTTGTTTGTGCACAATGCTTTGGTCTCCATGTATGGCAGGTTTGGGAATCTGGAAGTTGCGCGTAACTTGTTTGACAATATGCCAGTTAGAGATACTGTTTCGTGGAACACTATAATCAGCTGTTATGCCTCTAGGGGTATGTGGGAGGAAGCGTTTCAGCTGTTTGGAAGTATGCAGGAGGAGGATGTTGAAAGGAATGTGATTATATGGAACACCATTGCCGGAGGGTACTTGCATTTGGGCAATTTCGGAATGGCACTTAAGCTGATTTCCCAGATGAGAACATCCGTTCATCTGGACGCGGTTGCATTGGTCATTGGGTTAAATGCGTGTTCCCACATTGGAGC
This genomic window contains:
- the LOC108333736 gene encoding putative germin-like protein 9-2, translated to MIIMSSTTFKVLTLIISVFSIMQISSAGDPDILTDFIVPPNTTLDGNFFTFTGFRSLFSSSTLSGFKVQKASKAEFPALDGQSVSYAVLEFPGGSVNPPHTHPRSAELLFNVQGSLQVGFVDTTNKLFTQTLQTGDVFVFPKGLVHFQYNSDTQKPAVAISAFGSASAGTVSIPTTLFNTSIDDNVLALAFKTDVATIQTLKKGFAP